The following coding sequences are from one Mesorhizobium onobrychidis window:
- a CDS encoding NifU family protein — protein MFIQTESTPNPATLKFLPGKEVLVEGTADFRDADSAATASPLAGRLFEIPGVTGVFFGYDFVTVTKDGPDWQHLKPAILGAIMEHFMSGAPVMAKAGPAAETSQTGEFYDKADEELVITIKELLDTRVRPAVAQDGGDITFRGFENGTVFLHMKGACAGCPSSTATLKHGIQNLLRHFVPEVQQVEQVS, from the coding sequence ATGTTCATCCAGACCGAATCGACGCCAAATCCGGCGACATTGAAGTTCCTGCCCGGCAAGGAAGTGCTTGTCGAAGGCACCGCCGATTTCCGCGATGCCGACAGCGCCGCTACGGCTTCGCCGCTGGCCGGCCGGCTGTTCGAAATCCCCGGCGTCACCGGCGTCTTCTTCGGCTATGATTTCGTCACCGTGACCAAGGACGGCCCCGACTGGCAGCATCTGAAGCCGGCGATCCTCGGCGCCATCATGGAACATTTCATGTCCGGCGCGCCGGTGATGGCCAAGGCCGGCCCCGCCGCCGAGACCAGCCAGACCGGCGAATTCTACGACAAGGCCGACGAGGAGTTGGTCATCACCATCAAGGAACTGCTCGACACACGGGTGCGCCCGGCCGTCGCCCAGGACGGCGGCGACATCACCTTCCGCGGTTTCGAGAACGGCACCGTGTTCCTGCACATGAAGGGCGCCTGCGCCGGCTGCCCGTCATCGACGGCGACACTGAAGCACGGCATCCAGAACCTGCTCCGGCATTTTGTGCCCGAGGTGCAGCAGGTCGAACAGGTCTCTTAA
- a CDS encoding L,D-transpeptidase, producing MRMKSFAIVAALALSTAIAGCSTIGSQIFTNNYGPMTDAGYQLPRIPIEKVPFKYRRQVVSYDTDEKPGTIVVDTQNKFLYYVMGGGEAMRYGIGVGREGFEWRGTARIAVKREWPTWTPPSAMIRRQPELAKFAGGMEPGLTNPLGARALYLFNKGGDSGYRLHGSPEWNSIGKAMSSGCIRLMNQDIIDLYDRTSVGAKVIVL from the coding sequence ATGCGCATGAAGTCATTCGCAATCGTCGCCGCACTTGCGCTGTCGACGGCTATTGCTGGTTGCAGCACCATCGGCTCGCAGATATTCACCAACAACTATGGCCCGATGACCGATGCGGGCTATCAACTGCCGCGCATTCCGATCGAAAAGGTGCCGTTCAAGTACCGCCGGCAGGTCGTTAGCTACGACACCGATGAGAAGCCGGGCACCATCGTCGTCGATACGCAGAACAAGTTTCTCTATTACGTCATGGGCGGCGGCGAGGCGATGCGTTACGGCATCGGCGTCGGCCGCGAGGGTTTTGAGTGGCGCGGCACCGCCCGCATCGCGGTGAAGCGCGAATGGCCGACATGGACGCCGCCTTCGGCGATGATCAGGCGCCAGCCGGAACTCGCAAAATTTGCCGGCGGCATGGAGCCCGGATTGACGAACCCACTCGGCGCGCGCGCCCTGTATCTGTTCAACAAGGGCGGCGATTCAGGCTACCGCCTGCATGGCAGCCCGGAGTGGAACTCGATTGGCAAGGCAATGTCGTCGGGCTGCATCCGGCTGATGAACCAGGACATCATCGACCTTTACGACCGCACCTCGGTCGGCGCTAAAGTCATCGTCTTGTAA